In Grus americana isolate bGruAme1 chromosome 28, bGruAme1.mat, whole genome shotgun sequence, a single window of DNA contains:
- the PLPP2 gene encoding phospholipid phosphatase 2, with the protein MERRKVFVVLDVLCLAVASLPFVILTLVNSPYKRGFYCNDDSIRYPYKADTITHGLMAGVTITCTVVIISSGEAYLVYTERLYSKSEFNNYLAALYKVVGTFLFGGAISQSLTDLAKYMIGRLRPNFLAVCNPDWSKVNCSIYVQLENICQGESRNVTESRLSFYSGHSSFGMYCMMFLALYVQARLAGKWARLLRPTIQFFLIAFAIYVGYTRVSDYKHHWSDVLVGLLQGALIAVLIVRYVSDFFKHRPLQQCDEKDLERKPSLPLTMSDPDCNHYSYRGAP; encoded by the exons ATGGAGCGCAGGAAAGTCTTCGTGGTGCTCGACGTGCTCTGCCTGGCGGTCG CATCTCTGCCCTTCGTCATCCTGACGCTGGTGAACTCACCGTACAAGCGGGGCTTCTACTGCAATGATGACTCCATCCGCTACCCCTACAAGGCGGACACCATCACCCATGGCCTCATGGCTGGGGTCACCATCACCTGCACTGTTGTCATT ATCTCGTCAGGGGAGGCATATCTGGTCTACACGGAGCGCCTCTACTCCAAGTCGGAATTCAACAATTACCTGGCCGCCCTCTACAAGGTGGTGGGGACCTTCCTCTTTGGGGGGGCCATCAGCCAGTCCCTGACTGACCTGGCCAAATACATGATCGGCCGTCTCCGGCCAAACTTCCTGGCCGTCTGCAATCCTGACTGGTCCAAGGTGAACTGCTCCATCTATGTGCAGCTGGAGAACATCTGCCAGGGGGAGAGCAGGAATGTCACTGAGTCCAG ACTCTCCTTCTATTCTGGGCACTCCTCCTTCGGGATGTACTGCATGATGTTCCTGGCG ctctACGTGCAAGCCCGGCTGGCGGGGAAGTGGGCCCGTCTGCTGCGTCCCACCATCCAGTTCTTCCTCATCGCCTTCGCCATCTACGTGGGCTACACCAGGGTGTCCGACTACAAGCACCACTGGAGCGATGTGCTGGTGGGGCTGCTCCAAGGGGCTCTCATTGCCGTCCTCATC GTTCGCTACGTCTCTGACTTTTTCAAGCACCGTCCCCTGCAGCAGTGTGACGAGAAGGACCTGGAGCGCAAGCCCAGCCTGCCGCTCACCATGAGCGACCCCGACTGCAATCACTACAGCTACCGGGGCGCCCCGTGA